One genomic segment of Mytilus trossulus isolate FHL-02 chromosome 4, PNRI_Mtr1.1.1.hap1, whole genome shotgun sequence includes these proteins:
- the LOC134713905 gene encoding uncharacterized protein LOC134713905, whose translation MRVLFNQKCYFEIFHFKVFLIMMVCVKLSTAPSLDNQFQRNDNMDGEEIQITQKRKRKQSEQDKTRPELKKQKKGKKGNTKNMTTRRTIYSSYVYGYICQKKQILYSIIQELIEIIFFFELICYIHELSYLLWLFYLAVEQHMVSTATVQLCFIQNNVHALLCNFQEFKFSTCAVLTLNSL comes from the exons ATGAGAGTATTGTTCAATCAAAagtgttattttgaaatttttcatttcaaagtaTTCTTAATTATGATGGTTTGCGTAAAACTATCAACAGCACCAAGCTTAGACAATCAATTCCAACGAAATGACAATATGGATGGAGAAGAG ATACAGATTacacagaaaagaaaaagaaaacaaagtgAACAAGACAAAACCAGACCTGAATTAAAAAAGCAGAAGAAAGGCAAAAAAG gaAATACGAAGAACATGACAACTAGACGCACCATATATAGCTCATATGTATATGGCTATATATGTCAAAAGAAACAGATATTGTATTCTATAATACAGGAATTAATagaaatcattttcttttttgagttgatttgttatatacatGAATTATCATATTTGTTGTGGCTATTTTACCTAGCAGTTGAACAACATATGGTTTCAACAGCAACAGtacaattatgttttattcaaaataatgtgcatgctttattatgtaattttcaagaatttaaattttctacCTGTGCTGTACTGACATTAAACAGTTTGTAG